The Papaver somniferum cultivar HN1 unplaced genomic scaffold, ASM357369v1 unplaced-scaffold_32, whole genome shotgun sequence DNA segment aagtcagaacttttatatcaagtaaacatacttcgttgttgtattgtctcgatctcgtatccatagacgatcacatgaagtgtgaaccgattagttgtattgtctcgactcagtccatagacagtcactttcggagaaaggacttataggtagtaaatgttttagcttgaggtatatttgggtaccctcgccttttcattttGGAACGGGTATAAAAGTTGCGTAAATTAAACTTTCAGTTGTACAAATTAGTCTTTCTGTTGCTCCTAGTACAAAATTAAACGTTGCACAACCAATTGACTATCGTTAAAAAACGTTGCTCAAATTAATTTGTGCAACGTATTTTGACGTTGAACAAAAATTTGCTACGCCATATTACCAACGGATATTGGCGTTGCTTAAATTCATTGCAACACCTATATCCGTTCCAAATTAGCTGTTTTGGTGTAGTGCCTAaaaacaacatggtcataaaactaAAGTTTGTAAGTGAAACTAAAATTTGAATCTCTAAAAATTAAAGTTTGTAtctaaattaaaaattaaactatTGAATGGAAAAATAGAACTTACCACACTCGAAATCCTTGAAAAGGAACGTATTTGCAGTTTTCCACTAACGTTCTACAATAACTCGCACAACTCGAGTCCTGTGGTTTTTCTctttcatgaaatataaacgCTGCCAAGTGGAGGAACCCAAACACTTTGGTTATAtcagaccacccacctcttagTTTAGCTAAACTAACTCGCTCAGGATGGTTAGATAAATGCGTAGGTAATATACCAGATCCAACTAGTTTCCTAACATTTGTGAACTCTTTTTCTTTATCCTGGACCCAGACGATATCACTATCTGCAGTAGATTTTCCTTTgtcttttctgtttctttttctttgtctatttgttttggaactcatttttaagcaaaaaaagggaagaaaattttTCGACTCTGGCTTGCTCTCTATAAAGGAAGAAATTTTGTGTGAATGAAAACTGAAGATAATGGTGATATTTATACACGGTAGAGCACCGACCGCATGTGGTCACGTTTAAATCGCTGTCGGTGCAAACTCGCCCGGGTAATCGAGTTGTAGTCGCTAACCGTCGAGACTTGATCACTTGGTAGAGACTCGATTTTTTAATTCATTTCCTATAGTGACACAATCAATTTACCAGCCCAGCTGGCATGACATATGGATGGGTTAGCCACACCATAATAACCGGCCTCATTGTCCATTTAAGATGGCACCTATAATTAAGTTCATTCGTGATATGCAGTTTTCCTATCATAGTTTTGATAATTTATCGAAAAACCAGCCACCGGAAAATTCCAGCATCCTAGTTGGAGCAAGTTTTGAATTGATGGATAAGCAAAGTTAAGTAACTGCATTTAAATAGTCTGATAAGCAGTTTCCTAACACTAACGGATAGTGTTTTGTGCGTGATTAAGGGTCTGTTTGGGAGCTTGGAAACGGGATAACATATCCTGGAAAAGTTtatcttaatttaatttatgataaCCTTGTTAATGGTTAGTTTTAATGGTGTTTGTCTAAATTCTATCATATCTTGGGTTAGGCtaatttgtgtttgtttgactCTAAAAATAGGTTATAAATAAGTATTTCTTAGATAaatacttattttaaaggaaaataaTTGTCTAACCCAGGTGAGGATACACGTATCCCAGGTATTTGGAAGAATACCATAACCTCACTTTTTTATCTTCTTAAAATCAAGGAAGGTTTAGTAATCCTTATCGAGAATTGGAATTGCAGTGAGACAAACacattttaataattttttaacgGGTTTTTGCTGGATAACCCAGCCTAGAAACCACATTATAATAGCACGTTCCAAAATGCTAGTAATTTAACAAATGATGTATAACCATTGGTAGGTATATCATATATGTACCGCCAAAACCGGAACAGTTACATATTCATAAATTAATTATCATAAAAGGATGTACAGGGAAGTAAAACTATAACCCATAATGGACCCATATGGCAAGTTGTACAATCACAGTAAAAGCAACAACAATTTAAAAAGATATACTAGGAATCGACCCTCCTACAACTGGCACAGCAGGGGCTTGTCCAATCTTGGGACACGATGTGATACTATCAGAATAGTAGAGAGGAAAATGACTCTAACATTGAAATTAGTAATGGGATGGAGAGGGAAGTGATCAATGGCCAGGATCCATTGTTCCATATCTGGACAATAACAGTTATCCCCGATATAGAGTTTCCCACTACGAACCAACCAAATTggaagaaacaaaaacaaaagccaAAATATTGTTTTTCAAAGGACAAACTCGTGTAACCGACTACTCTCAAATATTAAATCAAACAAATACGTGGCTACACTGCATACATTGTGGACCACCAAAAATCCGAATTAATTATGAGACACTCTGGAAAATAAAATGGATTAGATCAAGTTCCACGTAAGAAAAATAAATTCtggatttcattttctttttttagtcTGGAAATACAAGTCAATACAGTTGGTTAACTATTCTGTTTATCTTTATCCTACGGTTTCAATAATTCAACATGAGTAATGATCTTAAGACCAAAGCTACTCGTATTTACTACACATATATGCTAACTAAAATAGGGACATTTTCATGGATTTTTTTGATTAGATCAAATCTCTGCAACAACGAAtgaatttatattaattaattgAGATTacaatacacaaaattggttagaaagaccaaaatcaataattcctgggtgaaatggacagttaaattttgatactgtttaaatggacaaaaatgtaaaaataggcaggatgtaaccagtttcatcgtgcccattttcaaatattttttcttatttttaatttacacaggatgtatccaatttcatccttattatttatttttttggccatttcacacaaagtattttttactcgtccatttgaaccgtgatttaaaaatatttggacaaatgacccctTTTACAATTACAATACGGGGTTGGACTTAAGAGTGATCTTGGAGCCACACAAATATGGAGAATCGGAGATTATTCTTAAATTACAGAGTGTGATGCCAAGACCTGCCGCAGTTAAGGAGTAAAGATTTATGGTAATAATACGCTGGAAATTAGTTTAAAGATTGGATTAGATCAAATTCCTCATCAGCAAAACATAAGCTAATCTTAGATATAGTCAAACCGTCATGAAGCTGTTTACTTTTTCTGTTCCCTCAAGAGTCAAGGGCCGGTTTATAAACTAACGGCCCGTTTACATTTCTGTAATGATAAGGCAAACATTATCCACCACGTCAGACTGATATCAGAAAATAAAGGGCAAAATCGGAATCCCATCAACTTTTCAAACAACTTTTTGCTCCTTTTTCATGTCCATAAAACTAGAGCAATCTTTTGTTGGGAGAAAGATAACTTAAGAACAAGTTTATAGCACCGAACAGAACAGAacagaagacaactgattctcgTTCTCTGTATTTCTAGAATTTGATCAGAAAAGAAATGGAGAAATCTCCAAAAGTATATGCAGAAGAAGATTTGTATGCATTATTACGTCCAGTAACTAATAAGAAAGGAATGACTTTGAGAAGTTCCATTGAATCGCCTCTTTGTGATGTGAGAATTATTACTTCCGGTGGATCAACCATCCCTGCACATTCTAGTATCCTGGTATGCATATTTTACGATCCTTGGCGACTCGCGAGTATTAAATTTCTGAATTAATACCATTCTCTTGTGTGCTTACATTTCATTTCAGAATTCTTGGATTAAATTTCTGATTTATGTTTATTTATTCTGGCTTTTTTCTGATTTTGAAGGGATCGGTTTCGACAGTATTGGAAAAGATACTGGATCGTCCTCGCAAACACCAATACGCTGATAAGATCGTTCCAATTCTTGGTGTTCCTTGCGATTCTGTTTTCGCCTTTGTGCGATGTCTCTACTCTTCAAGGTCAGTCTTAATTAACCTCCATATTTTTTAGTTATCCAAAAACCAGAACCAGAACCAGAGAAAAAAGACTATTATTAGGATATCTGTCTTTAGTTTTGATGAAAACATTTATTGATGACTAAAATATCCATGATTTATTGCAGATGCACAGAAGAAGAGATGAACAAATATGGGATTCACCTACTAGCATTATCTCATGTATACAGAGTACCAAAATTGAAGCAGAGATGTTCAAAAGGACTGATCAAAGAATTAACAATTGAGAATGTTATTGATGTCCTTCAACTTACAAAACTATGCGACGTACCGGATCTATACGTAAAATGTATGAAGTTAGTATCAGAAAATTTTAAAGCTGTTGAAGCAACAGAAGGATGGAAGTTTTTACAAGTTCACGATCCTTCACTTGAGCTTGAAATTCTTCAATTTATCGATGAAGCTGAATCGGTAATTACTATTTCAAACCTTGATTGACAGTAATCTTAAATTTGGTTTAATTAGTTT contains these protein-coding regions:
- the LOC113341839 gene encoding BTB/POZ and TAZ domain-containing protein 1-like; translated protein: MEKSPKVYAEEDLYALLRPVTNKKGMTLRSSIESPLCDVRIITSGGSTIPAHSSILGSVSTVLEKILDRPRKHQYADKIVPILGVPCDSVFAFVRCLYSSRCTEEEMNKYGIHLLALSHVYRVPKLKQRCSKGLIKELTIENVIDVLQLTKLCDVPDLYVKCMKLVSENFKAVEATEGWKFLQVHDPSLELEILQFIDEAESRQKRMSKKIEERSLYLELSEAMECLEHIFTEGCTSVGPCDVEVTKNKEPCKKFCTCQGLQVLIRHFVQCKKRVNGGCSRCKRMWQLLQLHSSVCDNSDLCRVPLCRDFKLRREVPTKKGEHDARWKLLVKKVVAAKVMSSLSWPKREEATNVGTVKTRR